From Oryza brachyantha chromosome 9, ObraRS2, whole genome shotgun sequence, a single genomic window includes:
- the LOC102701297 gene encoding gamma-tubulin complex component 3, giving the protein MDDHQTQDLVKELVLRLISTESGAGGGGRDAGGALRFAHRLLSSRLAPAVLPDEHALAESVKRRLAASGRPDDALAFADLHSKLSARSRPASLWPLLYLLDSLSSHRRAAAAAAASCLPNLPTAAPPRTAAAAAAAAAAAAGGKPGSRAPGAPPGGVVLVSKDPDNIREIALREYTELVLEETEVSEAALVRDVLYACQGIDGRYVRFDKGSDAYDLPDGVRVPRSTRTLVRKLCELGWLFRKVRGFISDNISRSPSDAATEVGTVAQAFCSALQEELSDYYKLLAVLESYSLNPIPTPGSDSGVSSNYLSLRRLAVWLAEPAVRMRLMAVLVDGCRGLRGGAMAGAIHGHAQHGDPTFQDFMARLLRRVCSPLFEMVRSWVLEGELEDVFAEFFIVGQPVKAESLWQEGYLLQSDMLPTFISPVLAQRILRTGKSINFLKVCCDDNGWADAATEAAAYVGTTTSRGGLGYGQIDALEALVIEAAKRIDQHLMDVIHKKYRFKDHCLAIKRYLLLGQGDFVQYLMDVVGPELSEPANRISSFHLAGLLETAIRASNAQYDDRDILERIKVKMMDHGDGDRGWDVFSLEYDARVPLDTVFTVSVMKRYLKVFNFLWRLKRVDHSLTGVWKTMKPNCIVSSPFYKEGTNIRSQFVSVLRKCQVLFNEMNHFVTNFQYYIMFEVLEVSWARFSEEMDSAKDLDDLLMAHDKYLTSIEEKSLLGERSQGILRNLFALFDIILQFRSHADRWFERIYELQLRGKAKPKSKSKDTGSWVDGGRKAMIQLAGELFRKMGEDLDSIAKDYTSSLDAFISQLPLQQHVDLKFLLFRLDFTEYYSRVSSNK; this is encoded by the exons ATGGACGACCACCAGACCCAGGATCTGGTCAAGGAGCTCGTCCTCCGCCTCATCTCCACCGAatccggcgccggaggaggtggGCGGGACGCGGGCGGAGCGCTGCGGTTCGCGCACCGGCTGCTGTCCagccgcctcgcgcccgccgtGCTCCCCGACGAGCACGCGCTCGCGGAGTCCGTCaagcgccgcctcgccgcgtcgGGGCGGCCCGACGACGCGCTCGCCTTCGCCGACCTCCACTCCAAGCTCTCCGCCAGGTCCCGCCCGGCGTCGCTCTGGCCGCTCCTCTACCTGCTCGATTCGCTGTCTTCGCAccggcgtgccgccgccgccgccgccgcgtcctgcCTCCCCAACCTCCccacggccgcgccgccgcggaccgccgcggcggcggcggcggcggctgctgctgctgcaggggGGAAGCCGGGTTCGCGGGCGCCCGGGGCCCCGCCCGGCGGCGTGGTGCTGGTGTCCAAGGATCCAGATAACATCCGCGAGATCGCGCTGCGGGAGTACACCGAGCTGGTGCTGGAGGAGACGGAGGTGTCGGAGGCGGCGCTCGTGCGCGACGTGCTGTACGCGTGCCAGGGGATCGACGGCCGGTATGTGCGATTCGACAAGGGCAGCGATGCGTATGACCTCCCCGACGGCGTCCGCGTGCCGCGCTCCACGCGCACCCTGGTGCGGAAGCTGTGCGAGCTGGGGTGGCTGTTCCGCAAGGTGCGGGGGTTCATCTCTGACAATATCAGCCGCTCTCCCTCCGATGCTGCCACCGAGGTCGGTACGGTTGCTCAGGCATTCTGCTCCGCTCTTCAGGAGGAGCTCTCTGATTACTATAAGCTTCTCGCCGTTCTCGAGTCATACTCCCTGAATCCGATTCCTACGCCTGGATCTGATTCAGGGGTGTCAAGTAATTACCTGTCTCTGCGGCGCCTTGCAGTTTGGCTTGCTGAACCTGCAGTGAGAATGCGCCTAATGGCGGTCTTGGTTGATGGATGCCGTGGTTTGAGAGGTGGCGCAATGGCTGGTGCGATCCATGGGCACGCACAGCATGGGGATCCCACGTTCCAGGATTTTATGGCCCGCTTGCTGCGGCGGGTGTGCTCACCTCTGTTTGAAATGGTCCGTAGCTGGGTGTTAGAAGGGGAATTAGAGGACGTGTTTGCAGAATTCTTCATTGTTGGGCAGCCAGTCAAGGCTGAGTCGTTGTGGCAGGAGGGCTATCTTCTTCAGTCTGATATGCTTCCAACTTTCATTTCTCCAGTGCTGGCGCAAAGGATTCTAAGAACTGGGAAGTCAATCAACTTTCTTAAAGTTTGTTGTGATGACAATGGCTGGGCAGATGCTGCTACCGAGGCTGCTGCCTATGTTGGCACCACAACTAGTCGAGGTGGGCTTGGTTATGGGCAGATTGATGCTTTGGAGGCACTTGTGATTGAAGCAGCCAAGAGGATTGATCAGCATCTgatggatgtcatccataagAAGTATCGGTTCAAAGATCATTGTCTTGCAATTAAGAGGTATTTGCTCCTTGGGCAGGGTGACTTTGTTCAGTATCTGATGGATGTTGTTGGCCCTGAGTTGTCAGAACCAGCAAATAGGATTAGCTCCTTCCATTTGGCTGGGTTGCTTGAGACTGCGATCCGAGCATCTAATGCTCAATATGATGACCGTGACATCCTAGAACGCATAAAGGTAAAGATGATGGATCATGGTGATGGTGACCGAGGTTGGGACGTCTTCTCCTTGGAGTATGATGCTAGGGTTCCTCTAGATACAGTGTTTACTGTTTCAGTCATGAAGAGGTACCTTAAGGTTTTTAACTTTCTGTGGAGGCTTAAGCGTGTAGATCATTCCTTGACTGGAGTGTGGAAGACAATGAAGCCTAACTGCATTGTTTCATCTCCATTTTACAAGGAGGGAACAAACATCAGATCTCAGTTTGTCTCAGTCCTTCGCAAATGCCAAGTTTTATTTAATGAAATGAACCACTTTGTGACCAACTTCCAGTACTACATTATGTTTGAGGTCCTGGAAGTTTCTTGGGCTCGTTTTTCGGAAGAAATGGATTCAGCAAAGGATTTGGATGATCTTCTCATGGCACATGATAAGTATCTCACATCAATTGAGGAGAAGTCCCTCCTTGGTGAGAGATCACAAGGAATACTGAGAAATCTATTTGCACTTTTTGACATCATTTTACAATTCCGAAGCCACGCTGATAGGTGGTTTGAGCGGATATATGAACTGCAACTGAG GGGAAAGGCTaaaccaaaatcaaaatcCAAGGACACGGGTTCATGGGTGGATGGTGGGAGGAAAGCCATGATTCAGCTGGCTGGGGAACTTTTCCGGAAAATGGGTGAAGATTTGGATAGCATTGCGAAAGATTATACTTCTTCACTTGATGCATTTATCTCCCAGTTACCTCTGCAACAGCATGTTGACTTGAAGTTCCTCCTCTTCCGTTTAGATTTCACTGAATACTACAGTCGTGTTTCATCtaacaaatga